The following proteins are encoded in a genomic region of Buchnera aphidicola (Aphis nerii):
- a CDS encoding inositol monophosphatase family protein, with product MHPMLNIAIRAIRKGGNIIIQNYDAQKFIKENIEKKQYFIKQVMYKTYQAISEIIYKYYPSHTIIKKNTDYIENDKKILWIVNELDGKKNFIKNFPHFCISIAVIIKKNIEISVIYDPIKNDLFTSVRGQGSQLNGYRTRCTNISTLNDTIISTNLIFEQIQSQSYFEIYKNFVLSGISFRYTGSTLLDLAYVSSGKIDCLIIDCNLLNSTNFIAGQLQARESGCLISHLKETSINFTLRLTSSPKFIKLITEKIGEHFKLTV from the coding sequence ATGCATCCGATGTTAAATATTGCAATTCGTGCAATTCGAAAAGGAGGAAATATTATTATACAGAATTATGATGCTCAAAAGTTTATTAAAGAAAATATTGAAAAAAAACAATATTTTATTAAACAAGTAATGTATAAGACATATCAAGCCATTAGTGAGATTATTTATAAATATTATCCAAGTCATACTATTATTAAAAAAAACACAGATTATATAGAAAATGATAAAAAAATTTTATGGATTGTCAATGAATTAGACGGAAAAAAAAATTTTATTAAAAATTTTCCGCATTTCTGTATATCAATAGCAGTAATAATCAAAAAAAATATAGAAATATCTGTAATATATGACCCTATAAAAAATGATTTATTTACCTCAGTTAGAGGACAAGGTTCACAATTAAATGGATATCGCACACGTTGTACTAATATAAGTACTTTAAATGACACTATTATATCAACTAATTTAATTTTCGAACAAATACAGTCTCAATCTTATTTTGAAATATATAAAAACTTTGTTTTATCTGGAATTTCATTTAGATATACTGGTTCAACTTTACTAGATTTAGCATATGTATCTTCCGGAAAAATAGATTGTTTAATTATTGATTGTAATTTATTAAATTCTACTAATTTTATTGCAGGACAATTGCAAGCACGAGAATCTGGATGTTTAATAAGTCATTTAAAAGAAACAAGTATTAATTTTACTTTACGTTTAACTAGTAGCCCTAAATTTATCAAATTAATTACCGAAAAAATAGGTGAACATTTTAAATTAACAGTATAA
- a CDS encoding DNA topoisomerase yields the protein MEKRNRKTSTYSSITTKSKEKGYLKVKKNKFYVTKIGKVLINQLKKYFTNLVDYNFNSHIKKILIKISDNKISWKNVLDVFLKILLNNLNKQKTSRKRRNDK from the coding sequence ATAGAAAAAAGGAATCGGAAAACTTCTACTTATTCAAGTATAACAACAAAAAGTAAAGAAAAAGGATATTTAAAAGTTAAAAAAAATAAATTTTATGTTACAAAAATAGGTAAAGTTTTGATTAACCAATTAAAAAAATATTTTACTAATTTAGTTGATTATAATTTTAACTCTCATATAAAAAAAATCTTAATCAAAATTTCTGATAATAAAATTTCTTGGAAAAATGTTTTAGATGTTTTTTTAAAAATTTTGTTAAACAATTTGAACAAGCAAAAAACTTCTAGAAAAAGGCGGAATGATAAATAA
- the ispG gene encoding flavodoxin-dependent (E)-4-hydroxy-3-methylbut-2-enyl-diphosphate synthase has product MNKYKIITRRKSDRIYVGNVPIGNNAPISVQSMTNTKTIDIINTINQINQLKKVGVDIIRISVPTQEAAEAFKIIKKKTDIPLIADIHFDYRLAIKSIEYGADCLRINPGNISKKRKINEIVNCAKYNNIPIRIGINSGSLEDDILKKYKSPIPEALVESAIRNVEYLDSLNFNQFKVSVKASDVFSAIKANKMLSKKITQPIHIGITESGSFRNGTVKSSIGIALLLLDGIGDTLRISLAADPVQEVKVGYDILKVLGIRFRGINFIACPTCARQEFDVIKVVEELEKKLEDIEVSMDVSIIGCVVNGIGEAQMSTLGVTGGYKTSGFYKDGIRQKNKLNNENIVQELEMYIRKKSDELKNKNYK; this is encoded by the coding sequence ATGAATAAATATAAAATTATTACAAGACGTAAATCTGATCGCATTTATGTAGGAAATGTGCCTATTGGAAATAATGCGCCGATTTCTGTACAATCTATGACCAATACAAAAACAATAGATATTATAAATACAATTAATCAAATTAATCAATTAAAAAAAGTAGGAGTAGATATTATAAGAATTTCTGTCCCAACACAAGAAGCAGCAGAAGCATTTAAAATAATTAAAAAAAAAACAGATATCCCATTAATAGCAGACATACATTTTGATTATAGACTTGCTATTAAATCTATAGAATATGGCGCAGATTGTTTAAGAATTAATCCTGGTAATATTAGTAAAAAAAGAAAAATTAATGAAATAGTTAATTGTGCTAAATATAATAATATTCCTATTAGAATAGGTATAAACTCTGGTTCTTTGGAAGATGATATATTAAAAAAATACAAATCTCCTATTCCAGAAGCTTTAGTAGAATCGGCAATAAGAAATGTAGAATATCTAGATAGTTTAAATTTTAATCAATTTAAAGTCAGTGTAAAAGCATCTGATGTTTTTTCTGCAATTAAAGCAAATAAGATGTTATCAAAAAAAATTACACAACCAATACATATTGGAATAACAGAATCTGGAAGTTTTCGAAATGGAACAGTTAAGTCATCTATTGGAATCGCTTTATTATTATTAGATGGTATTGGAGATACTTTAAGAATATCTTTAGCTGCCGATCCTGTCCAAGAAGTAAAAGTAGGTTATGATATTTTAAAAGTTTTAGGAATTAGATTTCGAGGTATTAATTTTATTGCATGTCCTACTTGTGCAAGACAAGAGTTTGATGTAATTAAAGTAGTCGAGGAGTTAGAAAAGAAACTAGAAGACATAGAAGTTTCTATGGATGTTTCTATTATTGGATGTGTTGTAAATGGTATAGGAGAAGCTCAAATGTCTACTTTAGGAGTAACAGGAGGATATAAAACTAGTGGATTTTATAAAGATGGAATACGTCAGAAAAATAAACTAAACAATGAAAATATAGTTCAAGAACTAGAAATGTATATTCGAAAAAAATCAGATGAATTAAAAAACAAAAATTATAAATAA
- the rlmN gene encoding 23S rRNA (adenine(2503)-C(2))-methyltransferase RlmN, translated as MNTNINLSILNSKINLLNLSPKKMQLFLTSMGAKNFTSEQIMKWIYNYHCYDFNKMLNISKIIRQKLNQNSYINISNFSEEKISSDGTIKWITSLKNQKVETVYIPEEKRSTLCISSQIGCSLKCDFCATGKQGFNRNLTVSEIVSQILQAKKKLKNKKITNIVFMGMGEPLLNLNNVVTVLEIILNKNGFGLSKRRITLSTAGIIPAIDKLSQKIDVNLAVSLHASNNSIRDLIMPINKKYNIESLLNSVSRYLKNSSANHNGVTIEYVMLKNINDSIENAYELADILKKIPSKINLIPWNSFKNSNFISSTTNRINTFANILRNKGFNTTIRKNRGKDINAACGQLTGNVINYSKNNL; from the coding sequence ATGAATACAAATATTAATTTAAGTATTTTAAACTCTAAAATTAATTTATTAAATTTAAGTCCTAAAAAAATGCAATTATTTTTAACATCTATGGGGGCAAAAAATTTTACTTCTGAACAAATTATGAAATGGATTTATAACTATCATTGTTATGATTTCAATAAAATGTTAAATATTAGTAAAATTATTCGACAAAAGCTAAATCAAAATTCTTATATAAATATATCAAATTTTTCAGAAGAAAAGATATCTTCTGACGGCACAATAAAATGGATTACATCTTTAAAAAATCAAAAAGTAGAAACAGTTTATATACCAGAAGAAAAACGATCTACACTTTGTATTTCATCTCAAATTGGTTGTTCTTTAAAATGTGATTTTTGTGCAACGGGAAAACAAGGTTTTAATAGAAATTTAACTGTTTCTGAAATTGTTTCACAAATTTTACAAGCTAAAAAAAAATTAAAAAACAAAAAAATAACTAATATAGTTTTTATGGGAATGGGTGAACCATTACTAAATTTAAATAATGTTGTTACAGTATTAGAAATTATTTTAAATAAGAATGGATTCGGGTTATCTAAACGTCGTATTACTTTATCCACTGCAGGAATTATACCAGCAATAGATAAATTAAGCCAAAAAATTGATGTTAATTTAGCAGTTTCTTTACATGCTTCAAACAATTCTATTAGAGATCTTATTATGCCAATTAATAAAAAATATAATATTGAATCTCTTTTAAATTCAGTATCTAGATATTTAAAAAATTCTAGTGCAAATCATAATGGAGTAACTATAGAATATGTCATGCTTAAAAATATTAATGATTCAATAGAAAATGCATATGAATTGGCTGATATTTTAAAAAAAATACCTAGTAAAATCAATTTAATTCCTTGGAATTCTTTTAAAAATTCAAATTTTATATCTAGCACTACAAATAGAATTAATACTTTTGCAAATATTTTAAGAAATAAAGGATTTAATACAACAATTCGTAAAAATAGAGGAAAAGATATTAATGCTGCTTGTGGTCAATTAACTGGTAACGTAATTAATTATAGTAAAAATAATTTATAA